A region from the Pontixanthobacter aestiaquae genome encodes:
- the pabB gene encoding aminodeoxychorismate synthase component I — protein sequence MSDRSAFVLLDDARESGAANAHLFEEPEQIFVARRAEEVADILAQADAARRNSGGTLAGYLAYEAGLALEPKLLPLAEARSGANGPLVWLGLFREERVLAAADVENWLAENGAGDASLGPLEPQISTGGYVKSFEALQDAIRSGDIYQANLTFPLAGSYRGDPVALYSALRPAAKGGYGGLLFDGAHWLLSLSPELFFSLKDHAAKVKPMKGTRPRGQNEFEDKALAEELASSVKDKAENLMIVDLMRNDLSRVAKAGSVQVDAPFAVESYPTVHQMVSTVRASLQDGKGAADLIGAIFPCGSITGAPKIRAMELISEVERDARGAYCGAIGRIDANGDAAFNVAIRTLRLTPIENDQGDAVLGVGSAIVADSDAMQEWRESIVKGGFARQSSLDHSAAQFDLIETMRFDPDTGIDLLELHLERIKTSAAELGFSFDRHATRNQIHALCFELERPAKVRLLAARSGAISLVTTDLLPKREDPVECIALPIPVDPSDWRLRHKTTDRGFYEAARDVAETYRASEALLVRDDGLLTEGSWTSIFVERDGKLLTPPASLGLLPGVMRRSLLESGKAQEAELTLDDLTNGFLLGNAVRGLIPGKLKP from the coding sequence ATGTCTGACCGGTCCGCCTTTGTCCTGCTTGACGATGCCCGCGAAAGTGGTGCGGCAAATGCGCATCTGTTTGAAGAACCAGAGCAGATTTTCGTCGCACGGCGAGCAGAGGAAGTCGCTGATATATTGGCGCAGGCTGATGCGGCAAGGCGTAACAGTGGCGGTACGCTGGCAGGTTATCTCGCTTATGAAGCTGGCCTTGCGCTAGAGCCTAAGCTGCTGCCGCTCGCTGAAGCGCGCAGCGGGGCGAATGGGCCTCTCGTTTGGCTTGGCTTGTTTAGGGAGGAACGTGTTTTAGCCGCAGCGGATGTAGAAAACTGGCTGGCAGAGAATGGTGCAGGCGATGCCTCGCTCGGCCCGCTTGAACCGCAAATATCGACGGGCGGATATGTAAAATCATTTGAAGCTCTGCAGGACGCGATCCGTTCAGGCGATATCTATCAAGCCAATCTGACATTTCCGCTCGCAGGGTCCTATCGCGGGGATCCTGTGGCGCTCTATTCGGCGCTGCGACCGGCGGCCAAGGGTGGATATGGCGGGTTGCTGTTCGATGGCGCGCATTGGCTGCTCAGCCTTTCGCCCGAATTGTTCTTCAGCCTGAAAGACCATGCCGCAAAGGTAAAACCGATGAAGGGCACGCGCCCTCGCGGCCAGAACGAGTTCGAGGATAAAGCTTTGGCGGAGGAACTTGCTAGCTCGGTCAAGGACAAGGCCGAAAATCTGATGATCGTCGATCTGATGCGCAATGATCTGTCGCGCGTTGCCAAGGCGGGCAGCGTGCAAGTCGATGCACCGTTCGCGGTCGAAAGTTACCCGACGGTCCACCAGATGGTCTCAACCGTCCGCGCCAGTCTGCAGGATGGTAAAGGTGCGGCCGATCTGATCGGCGCGATCTTCCCGTGCGGATCAATCACTGGCGCGCCCAAAATTCGCGCGATGGAGCTGATCTCCGAAGTCGAGCGCGATGCCCGCGGCGCTTATTGCGGAGCAATTGGTCGAATCGATGCAAATGGCGATGCAGCCTTCAATGTTGCTATTCGCACACTGCGGCTTACTCCGATTGAAAATGATCAGGGCGACGCTGTTCTTGGCGTGGGTTCAGCGATTGTGGCTGATAGTGATGCGATGCAGGAGTGGCGCGAGAGTATCGTCAAAGGCGGTTTTGCGCGCCAATCTTCTCTCGATCACAGCGCGGCCCAATTCGATCTGATCGAGACCATGCGGTTCGATCCGGACACCGGCATTGATCTGCTGGAACTCCATCTCGAACGCATTAAGACGAGCGCTGCAGAACTTGGCTTTTCGTTCGACCGCCACGCGACCCGCAATCAGATCCATGCGTTGTGCTTCGAGTTGGAGCGCCCCGCCAAAGTGCGCTTGCTGGCCGCCCGCAGCGGAGCGATCTCGCTGGTCACTACCGATCTACTGCCCAAACGCGAAGACCCTGTCGAATGCATCGCCTTACCCATACCCGTTGACCCGAGCGACTGGCGGCTCAGGCACAAGACGACTGATCGCGGCTTTTACGAGGCAGCGCGCGATGTTGCTGAAACCTACCGCGCGTCCGAAGCGCTCCTTGTGCGCGACGATGGCCTCCTTACCGAAGGCAGTTGGACCAGCATCTTTGTTGAGCGCGACGGAAAGCTGCTTACCCCGCCAGCCTCCCTCGGACTTTTACCTGGCGTAATGCGCCGCTCGCTGCTGGAGAGCGGCAAAGCGCAAGAAGCCGAACTGACACTCGACGACCTTACCAATGGCTTCTTGCTCGGAAACGCGGTGCGCGGCCTGATTCCCGGAAAGCTGAAACCATGA
- a CDS encoding helicase HerA-like domain-containing protein — MGEIFLGLGGNDENQSLDLGRANRHGLIAGATGTGKTVTLQGMAESFSANGVPVFVADVKGDLSGIAMAGSSKFKHADKLEGRAKDLGMETYEYSDNPAIFWDLYGEQGHPIRTTISEMGPLLLARLLDLNDTQEGVLQIVFRYADDNGLLLLNFEDLQSMLLYASQNSKELSSVYGNVSRQSVGAIQRQLLSFESQGADQFFGEPALEIDDFLKTDEEGRGYINVLAADKLMRSPKLYATFLLWLLAELFETLPEVGDPEKPKLVFFFDEAHLLFDDAPKALEDKIEQVVRLIRSKGVGVFFVTQNPTDIPDEVAAQLGSRVQHALRAFTAGDRKAIKAAAENFRINPELEIAQVLTELKVGEALVSTLDEDGAPTVTQRTLIKPPRSRLGPVTKKERAIIKSISPVEGKYDEEVDRESAEEVLAQKASDAVETAKEVEAKGEEEVRRQPRKTKSIWEKAFSRGAKVAVGSVAGMAASKVLGKKSRANPMRSGVTSAAGSIATDLAGPVAGRFVRNLIGGLMR; from the coding sequence ATGGGCGAGATTTTTCTAGGGCTCGGCGGCAATGACGAGAACCAATCGCTCGATTTGGGCCGCGCCAATCGCCACGGATTAATCGCGGGCGCAACTGGTACCGGTAAGACTGTCACTCTTCAGGGCATGGCAGAGAGCTTTTCGGCCAATGGCGTCCCGGTTTTTGTCGCCGATGTGAAAGGCGATCTGTCGGGCATTGCGATGGCCGGTTCGTCCAAGTTCAAACATGCCGACAAGCTGGAAGGCCGGGCCAAAGACCTTGGCATGGAGACTTACGAATATTCGGACAATCCGGCGATTTTCTGGGACTTGTATGGCGAGCAAGGGCACCCGATCCGCACGACGATTTCCGAAATGGGCCCGCTATTACTCGCGCGTCTGCTTGATCTGAATGACACGCAGGAAGGTGTTTTGCAGATTGTCTTCCGCTATGCAGATGACAATGGTTTGCTGCTGCTCAACTTTGAAGATCTGCAATCGATGCTTCTCTATGCCTCGCAAAATTCGAAAGAGCTGTCTTCGGTTTATGGCAATGTATCCAGACAAAGCGTTGGCGCGATCCAGCGGCAATTGCTCAGCTTTGAAAGCCAAGGCGCTGACCAGTTCTTCGGCGAGCCTGCGCTTGAAATCGATGACTTCCTGAAGACGGATGAGGAAGGGCGCGGCTACATCAATGTGCTCGCCGCCGACAAGCTGATGCGCAGCCCGAAGCTCTACGCGACATTCCTGTTGTGGCTGCTCGCGGAGTTGTTCGAGACACTTCCCGAAGTGGGCGATCCGGAGAAACCGAAGCTGGTGTTCTTCTTCGACGAAGCGCATCTGCTGTTCGACGATGCCCCCAAAGCGCTGGAAGACAAGATCGAGCAAGTCGTCCGCCTGATCCGCTCCAAAGGCGTCGGCGTATTCTTTGTTACGCAGAATCCAACGGATATTCCTGACGAGGTTGCGGCGCAATTGGGCAGCCGAGTTCAGCATGCTCTGCGGGCGTTCACTGCTGGCGATCGCAAAGCGATCAAGGCGGCGGCCGAAAATTTCAGGATCAACCCTGAACTCGAAATTGCGCAAGTCTTGACTGAACTGAAGGTGGGTGAAGCGCTGGTGTCTACGCTCGACGAAGACGGCGCGCCGACCGTTACGCAACGCACGCTGATCAAACCGCCGCGCTCGCGCCTTGGTCCGGTTACCAAGAAAGAGCGCGCGATCATCAAATCGATCAGCCCGGTCGAGGGCAAATATGACGAGGAGGTGGATCGCGAAAGCGCGGAGGAGGTCCTCGCGCAGAAAGCCTCCGATGCGGTTGAAACCGCCAAAGAGGTCGAGGCGAAAGGCGAGGAAGAAGTCCGCAGACAGCCGCGCAAAACCAAGAGCATTTGGGAAAAGGCGTTTAGCCGCGGTGCCAAAGTGGCCGTCGGTTCTGTCGCAGGCATGGCGGCGTCCAAGGTCCTCGGCAAAAAATCGCGCGCCAATCCGATGCGTTCAGGAGTAACCTCGGCAGCCGGTTCGATCGCGACCGATCTCGCAGGGCCTGTTGCCGGCCGTTTCGTGCGCAATCTGATCGGTGGATTGATGCGGTAG
- a CDS encoding sensor histidine kinase codes for MRFWPKSLLGQMLLAVAAALLVAQTISAALLWRAAENRREEVALNAAAFRIVTERDRVWRRDGEGRAENRAQRGRPGGESRGDRRRRMIEDGRPEQLPRALRIEKSEASPLLSGEKRKPALEADLTSILEREGVAVSETVVLERLARTDGFVRSRPRLLRRISQPGYENIKLIIAGVRLDGEEGWKIARVVKPPPQRGAMGTILVQTLLIYVLLVGLHFLLLRRITKPLKQLTRQTESFGNGTSDLEPIEPQGPEDIRSLITAHNAMESRIAALLDEKDVMLGAIGHDLKTPLAALRVRIESVEDEAERAKMAASIEDITRSLDDILSLARIGRASAPPEKAELSALVRSVVEEFEDMGKAASLGDMPRLTQAIYVTWLRRALRNLISNALRYAGTAHISMLQEDRTIILRVEDSGPGIPETQIANMLEPFTRGEASRNRETGGAGLGLTLARAIAEQHGGELMLQNRESGGLRAEIRLPL; via the coding sequence ATGCGGTTCTGGCCCAAAAGCCTGCTTGGCCAGATGCTGTTGGCCGTCGCTGCCGCGCTCCTCGTGGCGCAGACTATTTCTGCTGCACTCCTGTGGCGTGCCGCCGAGAATAGGCGCGAAGAAGTCGCGCTGAATGCTGCGGCTTTCCGGATCGTAACAGAACGCGACCGGGTTTGGAGAAGAGACGGCGAAGGCCGTGCAGAGAATCGCGCACAACGCGGGAGACCTGGCGGCGAGAGCCGTGGGGATCGCCGGCGCCGCATGATTGAGGATGGCCGACCGGAACAACTTCCCCGGGCATTGCGGATCGAGAAATCGGAGGCTTCACCGCTGCTCTCCGGCGAGAAGCGCAAGCCTGCATTGGAAGCAGATCTCACCAGCATATTGGAACGTGAGGGCGTAGCGGTTTCAGAAACCGTCGTGCTGGAACGGCTCGCGCGCACCGATGGCTTCGTCCGCTCGCGCCCGCGCCTGCTCCGCCGCATATCGCAGCCAGGCTATGAGAACATCAAGCTGATCATCGCTGGCGTGCGGCTTGATGGCGAAGAGGGCTGGAAAATCGCCCGTGTCGTCAAACCGCCACCGCAGCGCGGCGCCATGGGCACAATTCTGGTCCAGACATTGCTGATCTATGTGCTGCTGGTGGGCCTGCATTTCCTGCTGCTGCGCCGGATTACCAAGCCACTCAAACAGCTGACTCGCCAAACCGAGTCATTTGGTAACGGGACATCCGATCTGGAGCCGATTGAACCGCAAGGCCCTGAGGATATTCGCAGCCTGATCACAGCGCATAATGCGATGGAAAGCCGGATTGCGGCGCTGCTCGACGAAAAAGACGTAATGCTGGGCGCGATCGGGCATGATCTCAAGACACCATTGGCCGCATTACGCGTGCGGATCGAAAGCGTGGAAGACGAGGCCGAGCGCGCCAAAATGGCCGCCAGTATCGAGGATATTACGCGTTCGCTCGATGATATCCTCTCGCTCGCACGGATCGGCCGCGCCAGTGCGCCGCCGGAGAAAGCCGAATTGTCGGCCTTGGTCCGCTCGGTTGTCGAAGAATTCGAAGATATGGGCAAAGCCGCGTCGCTCGGCGATATGCCGCGCCTCACCCAAGCTATTTACGTGACCTGGCTGCGCCGTGCGCTGCGCAATCTGATCAGCAACGCGCTGCGTTATGCAGGCACCGCGCATATCTCCATGCTGCAAGAGGATCGCACCATCATCCTGCGCGTAGAGGATAGCGGCCCGGGCATCCCCGAAACACAGATCGCCAACATGCTCGAACCCTTCACCCGCGGCGAAGCCTCGCGCAATCGCGAGACCGGCGGTGCAGGTCTGGGCCTGACGCTCGCCCGCGCTATCGCCGAACAGCATGGCGGAGAGTTGATGCTGCAAAATCGCGAAAGCGGCGGATTGCGTGCAGAGATCAGGTTGCCGCTATAA
- a CDS encoding response regulator, whose product MTETAPTQLLVVDDEASLREPVAEYLTRQGFEVREAESAAAARSTLLDFTPDLVLLDIMMPGEDGLSLCRHLIEARELPVILLTAQGEPTDRIIGLEIGADDYVVKPFEPRELVARIRSVLRRAGRQSVEPEMDAMYEFEGWRLDPLKRRLIDPEDALISISTAEFRLLRAFLDHPRQVLDRDRLLDMVQGREAHLFDRAVDNQVSRLRRKIEQDSRNPELIQTVRGGGYRLAADVRRIAAKRD is encoded by the coding sequence ATGACTGAAACCGCGCCTACTCAATTATTGGTCGTCGATGACGAAGCCAGTCTGCGCGAACCGGTTGCCGAGTACCTCACTCGCCAAGGGTTCGAAGTGCGTGAGGCGGAGAGCGCCGCGGCAGCGCGCAGCACCTTACTCGATTTCACACCCGATCTGGTTCTGCTCGACATCATGATGCCGGGCGAAGACGGATTGTCGCTATGCCGGCACCTGATCGAAGCGCGCGAATTGCCGGTGATCCTACTGACCGCCCAAGGCGAGCCAACCGACCGCATTATCGGCCTCGAAATTGGCGCGGATGACTATGTCGTCAAACCGTTCGAGCCCCGCGAATTGGTCGCCCGCATTCGCTCTGTCTTACGCCGCGCCGGTCGGCAAAGCGTGGAACCGGAAATGGATGCAATGTATGAATTCGAAGGCTGGCGGCTCGACCCTCTTAAGCGCAGGCTAATTGATCCAGAAGATGCGTTGATCTCCATCTCAACCGCTGAATTCCGCCTGCTGCGCGCTTTCCTTGATCATCCGCGTCAGGTTCTCGACCGTGACCGCTTGCTCGACATGGTGCAAGGACGTGAAGCGCATCTATTTGATCGCGCAGTCGACAATCAAGTCAGCCGTTTGCGCCGCAAAATAGAACAAGACAGCCGCAATCCCGAACTGATCCAGACTGTGCGTGGCGGGGGTTACAGACTCGCTGCAGATGTCCGCCGTATAGCCGCGAAGCGAGACTGA
- a CDS encoding VOC family protein yields the protein MLGYVTLGTNDLARAANFYDAIAKEMGVGRMMEFDTFIAWGKMGGAPGIAATKPFDEQPATVGNGTMVALQVDSTDKVQAVYDIALANGGADEGAPGPRGDDGFYAGYFRDPDGNKLNVFTMTS from the coding sequence ATGCTTGGATATGTAACGCTGGGAACCAATGATCTCGCGAGGGCGGCGAATTTCTACGACGCTATCGCTAAGGAAATGGGTGTCGGGCGGATGATGGAATTCGACACCTTTATCGCGTGGGGCAAAATGGGCGGAGCGCCCGGAATCGCCGCGACCAAGCCTTTCGATGAGCAGCCTGCGACTGTCGGTAATGGCACCATGGTTGCACTGCAAGTCGACAGCACGGACAAGGTTCAAGCAGTGTATGACATAGCGCTCGCCAATGGTGGCGCCGACGAAGGCGCACCCGGCCCACGCGGCGATGACGGGTTCTATGCAGGTTACTTCCGCGATCCGGACGGCAATAAGCTAAATGTGTTTACGATGACTTCCTGA
- a CDS encoding aminopeptidase P family protein: MLMQTHEARLSALREELKRRELDGFIVPISDEHMSEYVGSYAQRIGWLTGFGGSAGSAIVLQHKAAMFVDGRYTIQVRDQVDGNLYEYQSTLETDHAKWLIANCEQGMRIGYDAWLHSRGWASALLAALGKKGVELVATDGNPIDAVWDDQPAPSPEPATVHPEEFAGKSSAEKRAEIADWLKAEELDSAVISALDSVAWLLNIRGADVDRTPVALSYLIAHSDGTAELFIAPEKVTPELEQHLGNAVTIRDRAEFTSGLKNMAGKTVAVDPDFGVAAIYQALEEGGATTVAMRDPAIMPKAIKNSVEQQGHRDAQARDGAAVTKFLHWLSHAPSKGGQTELSAVAKLREFRDETGVLKDQSFDTISASGPNGALCHYRVDEDSNRDIEPGSVFLCDSGGQYLDGTTDITRTVWIAGDGENAEPNAEVRDRYTRVLKGHIQIARVIFPQGTNGGQLDALARQYLWEAGVDYAHGTGHGVGSFLAVHEGPQRIAKPSGGQPGTSQELFAGMILSNEPGYYKAGEFGIRIENLVLVKEQEIDGMEGIYLGFENLTWVPMARNMLDMSLLTTEEKQWWNDYHATTREILAPQLEGDVLAWLEDACKPI; encoded by the coding sequence ATGTTGATGCAAACCCATGAAGCCCGCCTCTCCGCCCTGCGCGAGGAACTGAAGCGCCGCGAGTTGGACGGCTTTATTGTGCCCATTTCTGACGAACATATGTCCGAATATGTCGGGTCCTATGCACAACGGATTGGCTGGCTGACGGGCTTCGGGGGGTCAGCGGGCAGCGCGATTGTGCTGCAGCATAAGGCCGCGATGTTTGTTGACGGGCGTTACACCATTCAGGTGCGCGATCAGGTTGATGGCAATCTGTACGAGTATCAATCGACGCTGGAAACCGACCACGCCAAATGGCTGATCGCCAATTGCGAGCAAGGCATGCGGATCGGCTATGATGCGTGGCTGCATTCGCGTGGTTGGGCCAGCGCCCTGTTGGCTGCACTCGGGAAGAAGGGCGTCGAGCTGGTCGCCACCGATGGCAATCCGATTGACGCCGTGTGGGACGATCAGCCTGCGCCGTCCCCTGAGCCTGCTACAGTTCATCCTGAAGAATTTGCCGGTAAATCCTCCGCCGAAAAGCGCGCGGAGATCGCCGATTGGCTGAAGGCCGAAGAGCTTGATTCGGCAGTGATCTCTGCGCTCGATTCAGTCGCGTGGCTGCTCAATATTCGCGGCGCGGATGTCGATCGCACACCCGTCGCGCTATCCTATCTGATCGCGCATTCGGACGGAACCGCCGAGCTGTTTATCGCGCCCGAGAAAGTCACGCCCGAACTGGAACAGCATCTTGGCAATGCGGTTACGATCCGTGATCGCGCAGAATTTACCAGCGGTCTCAAAAATATGGCGGGTAAGACCGTGGCGGTTGATCCCGACTTCGGTGTTGCGGCGATCTATCAAGCGCTGGAAGAAGGCGGCGCGACAACGGTTGCTATGCGCGATCCGGCGATCATGCCCAAAGCGATCAAGAATTCCGTCGAACAGCAGGGACACCGCGATGCACAAGCGCGCGATGGCGCGGCGGTAACGAAGTTCCTCCACTGGCTCTCGCACGCACCATCCAAGGGCGGCCAAACCGAACTTAGCGCGGTCGCAAAGCTCCGCGAGTTCCGTGACGAAACCGGCGTTCTCAAAGACCAGAGTTTCGATACAATTTCTGCATCCGGCCCCAATGGCGCTTTGTGTCATTACCGCGTTGATGAAGACAGCAATCGCGATATCGAACCGGGCAGCGTGTTCCTGTGCGATTCCGGCGGGCAATATCTCGACGGGACGACCGATATCACGCGTACCGTATGGATCGCCGGCGACGGTGAGAACGCCGAGCCGAATGCCGAAGTGCGTGACAGGTACACACGGGTTCTCAAAGGCCATATCCAGATTGCCCGCGTGATTTTTCCCCAAGGCACAAATGGCGGTCAATTGGATGCACTTGCACGGCAATATCTCTGGGAAGCGGGCGTCGATTATGCCCACGGTACCGGACACGGTGTGGGCAGCTTCCTCGCCGTGCATGAAGGCCCGCAGCGGATTGCCAAACCTTCGGGTGGTCAACCGGGAACCTCGCAGGAATTGTTCGCTGGCATGATCCTCTCGAACGAACCCGGCTATTACAAAGCAGGCGAATTCGGCATCCGGATCGAGAATTTGGTGCTCGTTAAAGAGCAGGAGATCGACGGCATGGAAGGCATTTATCTTGGCTTTGAAAACCTGACCTGGGTTCCAATGGCGCGCAATATGCTCGACATGTCGCTCCTGACGACAGAAGAAAAACAGTGGTGGAATGACTATCACGCGACCACGCGCGAAATCCTTGCACCGCAATTGGAAGGCGATGTGCTGGCGTGGCTGGAGGATGCCTGCAAGCCTATCTGA
- a CDS encoding S9 family peptidase, whose protein sequence is MKFAQKLISSTAISLAAVVLAAPVLAQDAAPKEETSLTKPKLTAPPVAEKREHTFTHHGITISDPYHWLKDQSYPTIDDEDVLDYVKAENAWFEQQMEPRKELVDTLFEELKGRVKEDDSSVPQKDGDWVYWTEFEEGKEYRLWYRKPAAGGDKELLLNENELADGKDYFRLGAFSISDSGQFLAYSFDDNGSERYLAKIKNIETGELLSDAIPETLSGLTWVANDTMIAYGKANDKWRVDNVRLHKIGTDVADDVEIFREKDEGFRVGAGLSAQEDWLIIATGDNETSEVRLVRTDDPTGEQILVKPREKGVEYSVDVRDGTIYIHTNDDHVNFRLATASIEAPGEWTTQIAGSDEFYLTDFDLFKDFYVTEGRLSGLDQVQVRSYDDASQITPVAFPEASYSAGLSNNPEYDVSKLRLTYESMVTPDSVYDYHLADAKLELLKQQEIPSGYDASLYTTVREYVTARDGTKVPVSVVMRKDRGMATDGEAAPLHLYAYGAYGYAVPPGFSSSRLSLLDRGVAYAIAHIRGGDDLGRNWYLQGKMNERWNTYTDFVDVAKGLAAKGYTREGEISASGGSAGGELMGVVVNTDPKLWKAVVADVPFVDVLNTMLDTSLPLTPGEWPEWGNPIESKRSFAYILSYSPYDQVVAQEYPPMLVTAGLNDPRVTYWEPAKWVAKLRDTKTDDNELLLKTNMGAGHGGKSGRFTSLYEAAEEFAFILSHHGIDE, encoded by the coding sequence ATGAAGTTTGCGCAGAAATTGATATCGAGCACCGCCATTTCACTCGCCGCAGTGGTATTGGCCGCTCCAGTTCTGGCGCAGGATGCCGCTCCGAAAGAGGAAACCAGTTTGACCAAGCCCAAATTGACTGCTCCGCCCGTTGCTGAAAAGCGCGAGCACACATTTACCCATCACGGCATCACTATCTCGGATCCGTATCACTGGCTGAAGGATCAATCCTATCCCACGATCGATGATGAGGACGTGCTCGATTACGTGAAGGCAGAGAATGCCTGGTTCGAACAGCAGATGGAGCCGCGCAAGGAGCTGGTGGATACGCTGTTTGAAGAGCTCAAAGGCCGCGTGAAAGAGGACGATTCCTCGGTTCCGCAAAAGGATGGTGATTGGGTTTACTGGACCGAATTCGAAGAGGGCAAAGAATACCGCCTATGGTACCGCAAGCCTGCGGCGGGTGGTGACAAAGAGCTGCTGCTCAACGAAAACGAACTGGCCGACGGGAAAGACTATTTCCGTCTTGGGGCATTTTCCATCAGCGATAGCGGGCAGTTCCTTGCCTATTCTTTCGATGATAACGGGTCCGAGCGGTACCTCGCCAAAATCAAGAATATCGAAACGGGCGAATTGCTGAGTGACGCGATTCCCGAGACACTCTCGGGCCTGACTTGGGTCGCAAATGACACAATGATCGCTTACGGAAAGGCCAATGACAAATGGCGCGTCGATAATGTCCGCCTTCACAAAATTGGCACTGACGTTGCTGATGATGTCGAGATTTTCCGCGAGAAGGACGAAGGTTTCCGTGTTGGTGCGGGCCTGTCTGCGCAAGAAGACTGGTTGATCATCGCCACTGGCGACAATGAAACAAGCGAAGTGCGTTTGGTCCGGACCGATGATCCGACCGGCGAACAAATATTGGTCAAGCCGCGTGAGAAAGGCGTCGAGTACAGCGTCGATGTGCGTGACGGCACGATCTATATCCATACCAACGACGATCATGTGAACTTCCGCTTGGCTACTGCATCAATCGAAGCGCCGGGAGAATGGACTACGCAGATTGCGGGATCGGATGAATTCTATCTGACCGATTTCGATCTGTTCAAGGATTTCTACGTGACCGAAGGGCGTTTGAGCGGCCTCGATCAAGTGCAAGTGCGTTCGTATGATGACGCTTCCCAGATCACGCCGGTGGCATTTCCTGAAGCAAGCTATTCGGCAGGCCTTTCCAACAATCCCGAATATGATGTGAGCAAGCTGCGGCTTACCTATGAAAGTATGGTCACGCCTGACTCTGTCTATGACTATCATCTTGCGGATGCGAAGCTGGAGTTGCTCAAGCAGCAGGAAATCCCGAGCGGTTATGACGCCTCGCTCTATACGACGGTGCGCGAATACGTGACCGCGCGCGACGGTACGAAAGTTCCGGTCAGCGTGGTGATGCGCAAGGATCGCGGAATGGCCACAGATGGGGAGGCCGCACCGCTGCATCTCTACGCCTACGGTGCCTATGGCTATGCGGTGCCTCCGGGCTTCTCGTCTTCACGCCTCAGCCTGCTCGATCGAGGGGTTGCTTACGCCATCGCACATATTCGCGGCGGTGATGATCTGGGCCGCAATTGGTATCTTCAAGGCAAGATGAACGAGCGGTGGAACACCTATACTGATTTTGTCGACGTGGCGAAGGGCCTGGCCGCCAAGGGCTATACCCGCGAAGGCGAGATCAGCGCGTCGGGCGGTTCGGCTGGCGGCGAGCTGATGGGCGTAGTGGTCAACACCGATCCGAAGCTTTGGAAAGCCGTGGTGGCGGATGTGCCGTTTGTCGATGTGCTGAATACGATGCTCGATACCAGCCTGCCGTTAACTCCGGGCGAGTGGCCTGAATGGGGCAACCCAATCGAAAGCAAGCGGTCCTTCGCTTACATCCTCAGCTACAGTCCTTACGATCAGGTGGTGGCGCAGGAATACCCGCCGATGCTGGTCACGGCTGGCCTCAACGATCCGCGCGTTACCTATTGGGAGCCGGCCAAATGGGTCGCCAAATTGCGCGACACCAAGACGGACGATAATGAGCTGCTGCTCAAGACGAATATGGGCGCTGGCCATGGCGGAAAATCGGGCCGGTTCACATCGCTGTACGAAGCGGCGGAGGAATTTGCTTTCATTCTGAGTCATCACGGGATTGATGAGTGA
- a CDS encoding acyl-CoA thioesterase, protein MSGPFQKTFTGGPEHIDVMGHVNNAVWVQWVQDMATAHWEAVADPAHAAEFIWLVIRHEIDYRGNIAQGESVTGETWIPGPAKGAQSGRRVDFRNAEGKIIVSALTNWAMLHRETQRLARIRPEVIAPFLLEQE, encoded by the coding sequence ATGAGCGGCCCTTTCCAGAAAACTTTCACCGGGGGCCCCGAGCACATCGATGTGATGGGTCACGTTAATAATGCGGTGTGGGTCCAGTGGGTGCAGGATATGGCGACGGCGCATTGGGAGGCTGTGGCCGATCCCGCGCATGCAGCCGAGTTCATCTGGCTCGTGATCCGGCACGAAATCGATTATCGCGGCAACATTGCCCAGGGCGAAAGCGTGACCGGCGAGACGTGGATTCCGGGACCCGCCAAAGGGGCGCAATCAGGGCGCCGGGTTGATTTCCGCAACGCCGAGGGCAAGATCATCGTATCCGCCCTGACCAATTGGGCGATGCTCCACCGCGAAACGCAGCGCCTCGCCCGAATCCGGCCCGAAGTGATCGCACCGTTTCTTCTCGAACAAGAGTGA